A window of the Chloroflexus sp. Y-396-1 genome harbors these coding sequences:
- a CDS encoding ABC transporter permease yields the protein MAILEPSTSVNDASAVSSVPDSIHEPTIIEARKGWWHFNWRDLWDYRELLFFLVWRDIKVRYKQTLLGASWALIQPTLQLVVFTIIFGRLAGVNTNGIPYPLFNLAGLLPWQFFANTVAQAANSLVGSASIVRKVYFPRLAIPTASVLAGTVDFGLSFLILLALMFWYQWAPTPAVFLLPLFMLLGMITALGVGFWLSAINARYRDVRHATPFLIQLWLFATPVVYPSNLIEGHWQIVYALNPMVSVVEGFRWALLGTQPPSLLMFISVTTAIALFSSGLLYFQAVERQFADII from the coding sequence ATGGCGATACTTGAACCTTCAACCTCGGTGAACGACGCCAGTGCAGTGTCATCTGTCCCAGACAGCATACACGAACCAACCATTATCGAGGCGCGTAAGGGATGGTGGCATTTCAACTGGCGCGACTTATGGGACTATCGCGAGTTACTTTTCTTCCTGGTTTGGCGTGACATTAAGGTGCGCTACAAGCAAACACTGCTTGGTGCAAGTTGGGCGCTTATCCAACCGACGCTGCAACTGGTTGTCTTTACGATCATCTTTGGGCGATTAGCCGGAGTGAATACCAACGGTATTCCGTATCCGCTTTTCAATCTGGCCGGACTCTTACCGTGGCAGTTTTTTGCCAACACCGTCGCCCAGGCGGCCAACAGCCTGGTTGGGAGTGCCAGTATTGTCCGCAAAGTCTATTTTCCGCGGCTTGCCATCCCAACAGCCAGCGTGTTGGCCGGAACAGTAGATTTCGGCCTGTCGTTTTTGATCTTGCTAGCGTTGATGTTCTGGTATCAATGGGCACCCACGCCAGCAGTATTTCTCTTACCGCTATTTATGCTCCTAGGAATGATCACGGCGCTGGGTGTCGGCTTCTGGCTTTCGGCAATCAACGCCCGTTACCGTGATGTGCGCCATGCCACGCCATTCCTGATCCAGCTCTGGCTCTTCGCGACACCGGTGGTATATCCAAGTAACCTAATCGAAGGGCACTGGCAGATTGTTTATGCCCTTAACCCGATGGTCAGTGTTGTCGAAGGGTTTCGCTGGGCATTACTGGGCACCCAACCGCCCAGCCTTTTGATGTTCATTTCGGTCACAACGGCAATAGCCCTGTTTAGTTCTGGTTTGCTCTACTTTCAGGCGGTGGAACGTCAGTTTGCCGACATTATTTAG
- a CDS encoding ABC transporter ATP-binding protein → MPYAIRARDLAKQYRIGAIKQRSPGYATLRDAIVERFRGQPSAETTELWALNGVSFDIQQGEVVGIIGRNGAGKSTLLKVLSRITEPTRGRAELYGRVASLLEVGTGFHPELTGRENIYLNGAILGMRKREIDRNFDAIVHFAEVEKFIDTPVKFYSSGMYVRLAFAVAAHLEPEILIVDEVLAVGDARFQKKCLNKMQDVGQQGRTVLFVSHSMQSILRMCQRAILLHQGQVIADGPAQQVVGVYLGKGAHSIAERVWPDREKAPGKDIAHLRAVRVRDVDGDVSDTIDIRTPVTLEMEFVVSKGGYVLMPHFRLYNEDNVAVFTTLDLDPEWRGRPRPPGRYTARVTIPGNFLAEGSLYVEAALTTLDPPIGQFAERDAVAFQVIDSLEGNTARGDWAGNLSGVVRPLLPWSTVYEPIG, encoded by the coding sequence ATGCCATACGCAATTCGTGCCCGTGATTTAGCAAAACAGTACCGGATTGGAGCGATCAAGCAGCGCAGTCCAGGATATGCCACCTTGCGCGATGCAATTGTCGAGCGGTTTCGTGGTCAACCGTCGGCGGAGACAACCGAATTGTGGGCGCTCAATGGGGTTTCATTTGACATCCAGCAAGGGGAAGTCGTCGGAATTATCGGTCGTAATGGCGCCGGGAAGAGTACCCTGCTGAAGGTTCTCTCCCGAATTACCGAGCCGACTCGCGGACGGGCTGAACTGTACGGGCGAGTTGCCTCATTACTCGAAGTTGGTACCGGTTTTCATCCTGAGCTGACCGGACGCGAAAATATTTATCTCAACGGCGCTATCCTCGGTATGCGTAAGCGCGAAATTGACCGTAATTTCGATGCCATTGTGCACTTTGCCGAGGTTGAGAAATTTATTGATACACCGGTGAAATTTTATTCGTCGGGCATGTATGTCCGTCTGGCTTTCGCTGTCGCTGCACACCTGGAACCAGAAATCTTGATCGTCGATGAGGTACTGGCTGTAGGCGACGCTCGCTTCCAGAAGAAATGCCTCAATAAGATGCAAGACGTTGGTCAACAGGGACGAACAGTACTGTTTGTTTCGCACAGTATGCAGTCGATTTTGCGAATGTGTCAGCGGGCAATTCTGCTACACCAGGGACAGGTGATTGCCGATGGCCCAGCTCAACAGGTGGTAGGGGTCTACCTAGGCAAGGGCGCGCATTCGATTGCGGAACGGGTTTGGCCGGATCGCGAAAAGGCGCCCGGTAAAGATATTGCGCATCTGCGAGCGGTACGGGTTCGCGATGTTGATGGGGATGTGTCCGATACGATTGATATTCGAACACCGGTAACGCTTGAAATGGAGTTCGTTGTCAGCAAAGGTGGTTATGTGTTAATGCCACATTTTCGACTTTACAACGAAGACAATGTGGCCGTTTTCACCACACTTGACCTCGATCCGGAATGGCGTGGACGCCCACGACCGCCCGGACGGTACACTGCACGGGTGACAATTCCCGGTAATTTTCTGGCCGAGGGTTCGTTGTACGTAGAAGCAGCGCTTACCACACTGGATCCGCCGATTGGGCAGTTTGCCGAGCGTGATGCAGTAGCGTTTCAAGTCATTGATAGCCTGGAAGGTAATACGGCCCGTGGTGATTGGGCTGGCAACCTTTCTGGCGTTGTCCGCCCCTTGCTGCCCTGGTCAACGGTCTATGAGCCGATTGGTTGA
- a CDS encoding VanZ family protein, with translation MSRLVDRRLSPYAVRRYGVVLALPILSWIGVLTLYPFAFTPTWPTNPWFRLLTGLSHGTDLMQNVILFIPLGVTLRWFLAGYGIRQRGQIVGSMILAGLLALGIEIAQLIIPGRTAAILDVMANTAGAGLGSRWLAPLLIPIVDQIARRVVHLIRQTPATVVVIGLTIWLGSAGWLLQHWQRATLPTNWSDRYTLHIGAADDGRRFWPGYVSFVALYGQAFTEREAHRVNTFQEAVALQPLLAYDLNQFPPMPNGPFSRPLVAHGKPVLTQEGMRVGYERWLMSCEPLRGVAAAIAQTGAFTLVARVAVGKPSRHTEGFIVNYGRGIDGHNVSLIQAGADLLVRMRLPLTRAANDRPPLRFSDVFTSSQPQVLILSYDGAVARLFVDGQQHRQQYTFGPGEALLNRWLPVETHQIGGWSIALTFMLSLPFGLIGVPWQGIHRPLLITILVGGWVSIAAYVVTPSLASSILIANLISIVISTLLLFWLTQPLIRKR, from the coding sequence ATGAGCCGATTGGTTGATCGTCGCTTATCGCCGTATGCAGTACGAAGGTACGGCGTCGTATTGGCGCTACCGATACTGAGCTGGATCGGCGTGTTGACGTTATACCCTTTTGCGTTTACCCCGACCTGGCCGACGAACCCCTGGTTTCGGCTACTGACCGGTCTCAGCCACGGCACTGATCTGATGCAGAACGTGATTCTCTTCATACCGCTGGGGGTGACGTTACGTTGGTTCCTGGCAGGGTATGGGATACGTCAACGCGGTCAAATTGTTGGGTCAATGATACTAGCCGGTCTGCTGGCACTCGGCATTGAAATCGCTCAGCTTATCATCCCTGGTCGTACTGCTGCCATCCTCGATGTGATGGCGAATACGGCCGGCGCCGGGCTGGGTAGTCGGTGGCTGGCCCCTCTATTGATACCGATTGTTGACCAAATTGCGCGCCGGGTGGTGCATCTTATCCGACAAACACCAGCCACAGTGGTGGTCATTGGACTGACCATCTGGCTCGGTAGTGCCGGATGGCTATTGCAGCACTGGCAGCGAGCAACCTTGCCGACAAACTGGTCGGATCGCTACACGTTACACATCGGGGCGGCTGATGATGGACGGCGGTTTTGGCCGGGATATGTGAGCTTTGTTGCGCTGTATGGTCAAGCATTTACTGAACGTGAGGCGCATAGGGTCAACACATTTCAAGAGGCAGTCGCCCTACAGCCGTTGCTAGCTTACGATCTCAATCAGTTCCCACCAATGCCGAATGGGCCATTTAGCCGACCGTTAGTAGCTCACGGGAAACCAGTTTTAACTCAGGAAGGCATGCGAGTAGGCTATGAGCGCTGGTTGATGAGCTGTGAGCCATTACGAGGAGTTGCTGCTGCAATTGCGCAGACCGGTGCTTTTACGCTAGTGGCACGAGTGGCAGTGGGGAAACCAAGCAGACATACGGAAGGCTTTATCGTCAACTATGGCCGCGGGATCGATGGTCACAATGTGAGTCTCATCCAGGCCGGTGCTGATCTCCTGGTACGCATGCGCTTACCGTTGACACGCGCTGCCAATGATCGCCCACCATTACGGTTCAGCGACGTTTTTACCAGCTCACAGCCACAGGTACTGATACTCAGTTACGATGGCGCCGTTGCCCGTTTATTCGTAGACGGACAGCAACACCGGCAACAATACACATTTGGCCCAGGCGAAGCACTGCTTAACCGCTGGCTACCGGTGGAAACACATCAGATCGGTGGCTGGAGTATTGCGCTAACATTTATGTTAAGTCTGCCATTTGGACTAATTGGAGTACCGTGGCAAGGGATACACCGACCGTTGTTGATAACGATCTTGGTCGGCGGGTGGGTCAGTATAGCGGCATACGTGGTAACACCCTCGCTTGCCAGCAGTATCTTAATAGCCAACCTGATCAGTATTGTGATAAGCACTCTTCTGCTTTTCTGGCTCACTCAACCACTGATTAGAAAGAGGTAA
- a CDS encoding sorbosone dehydrogenase family protein — protein sequence MKLWLKMLLTGTTLFLSMGAVVSAQTTFDWRSDWAVADGFTIVEDTTGYHFPSAIAFVPEPGPDPKDPLYFVTELRGTLKVVTNDRSIFTFAENVFQFKPTEELPSGQGQGGMGGICLDPARGYIFVTFLYTDANGRMRNNIVRYQSKPVTFSLQPEGFIAFTEVFAGYESGLAHHIGACQVVDDQLFVGIGEAWQPHLARDIEQMVGKIYRMSLDGKPLPDNPFYIDDDITKARNYVWASGFRNPYAMQIVNGRVFVGDNGVGTDRFVEVQRGEDYGWNGQENSIHLRAAYVWVPSLAPTTLQYLPPDNMLLGADNAGKFFLGMAGSVRRGKMPGIVRISYDMEQSRVLAVPDYFLRFRGKQEQMVVAVAIGPDGLYFAPLYANQAGQTAVYKIVPDPTNSYPYRPLQVEDPRQIIRERGCLGCHQIRGDGGFGGAAGPPLSRELLIANVQARLNNQQYRQLLAELDKLEEEPWVSTRSARAAVLELEGEAAVRQWIINQIVEPRWDNRGSQMPNLGVTPAEAAIIADYLLAPPADSGWTNRINTVLRSRLAWLSFGVGLIGGIAVAGIGGWLWKRRARI from the coding sequence ATGAAGCTCTGGCTAAAGATGTTGTTAACCGGTACTACACTGTTTCTTTCCATGGGAGCAGTAGTCTCGGCGCAAACAACATTTGATTGGCGCAGTGATTGGGCAGTTGCCGATGGGTTCACGATTGTGGAGGATACAACGGGCTATCACTTTCCAAGTGCGATAGCATTCGTACCGGAACCCGGTCCTGATCCGAAGGATCCGCTCTATTTTGTGACCGAACTACGTGGAACGCTCAAGGTTGTCACCAATGATCGCAGCATCTTCACCTTTGCCGAAAACGTTTTTCAATTCAAACCGACAGAGGAGTTACCGTCGGGTCAGGGACAAGGTGGCATGGGAGGCATCTGTCTTGATCCAGCGCGTGGTTACATCTTTGTCACCTTCCTCTACACCGACGCAAATGGTCGGATGCGCAACAATATCGTGCGCTATCAATCGAAACCGGTCACGTTCAGCCTCCAACCAGAAGGCTTCATCGCGTTCACCGAGGTCTTCGCCGGTTACGAATCAGGACTAGCGCACCATATAGGCGCCTGTCAGGTCGTTGATGATCAGCTATTTGTCGGTATAGGAGAAGCCTGGCAACCGCATCTGGCGCGTGATATTGAGCAAATGGTTGGCAAAATCTACCGTATGAGCCTTGATGGCAAACCGCTTCCTGATAATCCCTTTTACATTGATGATGATATCACGAAAGCACGCAATTACGTTTGGGCTAGCGGTTTCCGTAATCCCTACGCGATGCAAATCGTAAATGGGCGGGTCTTCGTCGGTGACAACGGTGTAGGTACCGATCGCTTTGTCGAAGTGCAGCGGGGTGAGGATTACGGTTGGAATGGTCAGGAAAACAGCATTCACTTACGGGCAGCGTATGTATGGGTACCCAGCCTAGCGCCAACGACGTTGCAATATCTTCCACCTGACAACATGCTGCTTGGTGCGGATAACGCCGGTAAGTTCTTTCTCGGCATGGCTGGCTCGGTACGACGAGGCAAAATGCCGGGTATTGTACGAATTTCTTACGATATGGAGCAGAGTCGAGTATTGGCAGTACCTGATTACTTCTTACGCTTCCGTGGCAAGCAAGAGCAGATGGTTGTGGCTGTGGCCATAGGTCCTGATGGACTATACTTTGCACCCTTGTACGCGAATCAGGCCGGTCAAACAGCGGTGTATAAGATCGTTCCCGACCCAACCAACAGCTATCCCTACCGTCCGCTGCAAGTTGAAGACCCCCGCCAGATAATTCGCGAACGAGGTTGTCTTGGCTGCCATCAGATTAGAGGTGATGGCGGTTTTGGTGGCGCTGCCGGCCCGCCACTCAGTCGCGAATTGTTGATCGCCAATGTCCAGGCTCGGCTGAACAATCAACAGTACCGCCAGCTTCTAGCCGAACTAGATAAACTCGAAGAAGAGCCATGGGTTTCTACCCGGTCGGCGCGGGCGGCAGTGCTGGAACTAGAAGGTGAAGCAGCAGTACGACAGTGGATTATCAACCAGATTGTTGAACCACGCTGGGACAACCGTGGATCGCAGATGCCGAACCTTGGGGTAACACCGGCTGAAGCAGCGATTATCGCTGACTATCTATTGGCACCTCCTGCTGATAGCGGATGGACCAACCGGATCAACACGGTATTACGTTCACGACTGGCCTGGCTTTCCTTTGGTGTTGGTCTGATTGGAGGGATTGCAGTGGCTGGGATAGGTGGGTGGCTCTGGAAACGTCGCGCTCGCATATAA
- a CDS encoding xanthine dehydrogenase family protein molybdopterin-binding subunit, producing the protein MAYAALMGAEIKRREDPRLVRGQGTYVSDLRLPGMLYVAIARSPYAHAQIVAIDKAAALAHPDVVAVYTGADLVDFCRPLPLASSGEGGSGAQRYTGRTRYVLAVERVRHVGEAVAAIVARTPEAALDAALSLPIEWEPLPAVIDPLAAIAPDAPVIFDGLPDNIDHRRRRQRGDVEAAFASAYRIIRQRMVNQRLLGFPMEGRAVVAAPDPASAGITLWTSTQTPHQVRSEVANVVGLNENQVRVIAPDVGGGFGVKIGIYPEEALLAALARQLNVPLRWVEHRLEHVQATTHGRGQVCDIEAAITADGEVTALRMQIVADLGAYPLAPGLPDLTTAMAVGVYKIPAVDLEAICVYTNTTPVAAYRGAGRPEAAYYIERLMDLVAAELNLDPAEVRRRNFIPPDAFPYKTPTGLTYDSGEYDKALSKALTLANYEQLRAEQAARRAAGDRMLLGIGIACYVEMCGFGPYESAQIKVEPSGSVTVTTGISPHGQGTATTFAQIVADQIGADFERIVVKHGDTAITPMGIGTMGSRSLAVGGAALMRAATKVREKARQIAAAMLEANVADIELHEGRYQVRGVPDRALTLAEIARRAYSNKLPPDIDPGLEAVDYFRPADLIYPFGTHIAVVEVDSETGQVYIRAYYSVDDCGPRISPLIVTGQIHGGLAQGIAQALLEEVVYDANGQLLSGTLMDYALPRADLFPPFTVDKTETPTPLNPLGVKGVGEAATIGSTPAIANAVIDALQPFGVRHIDIPLRPEKVWRALSNVHSAKGA; encoded by the coding sequence ATGGCTTATGCAGCCCTGATGGGTGCCGAAATTAAGCGCCGCGAGGATCCGCGTCTCGTGCGAGGGCAGGGTACGTATGTGAGCGATCTGCGTCTACCAGGCATGCTATACGTGGCAATAGCTCGCAGTCCTTATGCTCATGCCCAGATCGTTGCTATCGACAAAGCTGCGGCACTGGCTCATCCCGACGTGGTTGCAGTGTATACCGGCGCTGATCTGGTCGATTTCTGTCGGCCACTTCCCCTCGCGAGTTCTGGTGAAGGCGGCAGTGGTGCTCAACGTTATACGGGCCGCACGCGCTATGTCCTGGCTGTTGAGCGGGTTCGGCATGTCGGTGAAGCAGTTGCTGCAATTGTTGCCCGTACCCCAGAGGCAGCCCTCGATGCTGCACTTTCGCTTCCTATCGAATGGGAACCATTGCCTGCTGTCATTGATCCATTGGCGGCTATCGCACCTGACGCACCGGTCATCTTTGATGGTCTGCCTGACAATATCGACCATCGCCGCCGACGCCAACGGGGGGATGTCGAAGCGGCGTTCGCTTCCGCTTATCGTATTATTCGCCAGCGTATGGTCAACCAACGTCTGCTCGGCTTCCCTATGGAAGGACGTGCGGTAGTGGCGGCACCTGATCCGGCCAGCGCAGGTATCACGCTTTGGACGAGCACCCAAACACCGCATCAGGTGCGTAGTGAAGTTGCCAACGTTGTCGGGCTGAACGAGAATCAGGTGCGCGTGATTGCTCCCGATGTCGGTGGTGGTTTTGGGGTTAAGATCGGTATCTATCCCGAAGAAGCTCTGCTCGCCGCCCTTGCCCGTCAGCTCAATGTCCCGCTGCGCTGGGTTGAGCATCGGCTTGAGCATGTTCAGGCTACTACCCATGGCCGCGGTCAGGTTTGCGATATTGAAGCTGCTATTACCGCCGATGGCGAAGTGACTGCATTGCGCATGCAAATTGTGGCCGATCTCGGTGCGTACCCACTTGCTCCCGGTCTGCCCGATCTCACCACTGCGATGGCGGTTGGCGTGTATAAGATTCCGGCTGTCGATTTAGAGGCGATTTGTGTCTATACCAATACCACACCGGTCGCCGCCTATCGTGGCGCAGGTCGGCCCGAAGCTGCCTACTATATCGAACGACTGATGGATCTTGTCGCTGCTGAGCTGAACCTCGATCCGGCAGAGGTACGACGACGCAATTTTATCCCGCCTGATGCGTTTCCGTACAAGACGCCAACCGGTCTCACCTACGATAGTGGTGAGTATGATAAGGCGTTGAGCAAGGCGTTAACTCTGGCCAATTACGAGCAGCTCCGCGCCGAGCAGGCGGCGCGTCGGGCTGCGGGTGATCGTATGTTACTCGGTATCGGGATTGCCTGTTATGTCGAGATGTGTGGGTTTGGCCCTTATGAAAGTGCGCAGATTAAAGTAGAGCCGAGTGGTAGCGTCACGGTCACAACCGGTATTTCACCTCACGGCCAGGGTACGGCAACAACTTTTGCCCAGATTGTGGCCGATCAGATCGGGGCAGATTTCGAGCGTATTGTTGTGAAGCATGGCGATACGGCTATTACCCCAATGGGCATCGGTACCATGGGGTCACGTTCGCTTGCCGTCGGTGGTGCGGCCCTGATGCGCGCCGCAACGAAGGTGCGTGAGAAGGCACGTCAGATTGCGGCTGCTATGCTTGAAGCGAACGTGGCCGATATAGAGCTGCATGAAGGTCGTTATCAGGTGCGTGGTGTGCCTGATCGAGCGCTGACCCTGGCCGAGATTGCTCGGCGGGCGTACAGCAATAAACTTCCTCCTGACATCGATCCTGGCCTCGAAGCGGTTGACTATTTCCGTCCTGCTGACCTGATTTATCCCTTTGGCACACATATTGCCGTGGTCGAGGTAGATAGCGAAACCGGCCAGGTATACATTCGCGCTTACTACTCAGTTGATGATTGTGGGCCACGAATAAGCCCACTGATTGTCACCGGTCAGATTCACGGCGGCTTAGCCCAGGGCATCGCTCAGGCGCTCCTCGAAGAGGTGGTATACGATGCTAATGGTCAGTTGCTCAGTGGGACGTTAATGGATTACGCCTTACCACGAGCTGATCTCTTTCCACCTTTTACAGTTGACAAGACTGAAACTCCAACCCCGCTTAATCCACTCGGTGTAAAGGGCGTGGGAGAGGCGGCTACTATCGGCTCAACGCCAGCCATTGCAAATGCTGTCATCGATGCACTTCAACCGTTTGGGGTGCGACACATCGATATTCCGCTACGGCCAGAAAAGGTCTGGCGTGCGCTCAGCAACGTACACTCTGCTAAAGGAGCATAA
- the aroB gene encoding 3-dehydroquinate synthase gives MTTTLTVTTSTTSYPVIVGAGVLSTLAGHLAALELRGTLWLIADEHLLSTAEQIAGMLSAAGFRVHTTTIPSGEQSKSFNELHRLYDWMIENGIERRDAVLALGGGVVGDLAGFAAATILRGVALVQLPSTLLAMVDAAVGGKTGINHPLGKNLIGAFHQPRLVLADTHLLATLPPRELRAGWAEVIKHGVIRDAELFFALEELALSQGWHATNAAYWDAQNIELTTKLTAIIARAVAVKVEVVSRDEFERGERITLNYGHTIGHAIEQLLGYRLLHGECVAIGMDAAARIAVALGLCPPALVERQRKLLAAYGLSTALPTDLDRDAVLALIGRDKKVQAGKVRWILPTAIGQVVVRSDVPFDVVEAVLASDQV, from the coding sequence ATGACAACGACGCTCACCGTAACAACCAGCACAACCTCTTACCCCGTTATCGTTGGGGCCGGTGTGCTATCAACGCTCGCCGGGCATCTGGCTGCCCTCGAATTGCGCGGAACGCTCTGGCTGATTGCCGATGAACATCTGCTTTCTACAGCCGAACAAATTGCAGGAATGCTCAGTGCAGCCGGCTTTCGTGTCCACACCACAACCATCCCATCAGGTGAACAGAGCAAATCGTTTAACGAACTGCATCGTCTTTACGATTGGATGATCGAGAATGGTATCGAGCGGCGTGATGCGGTGTTGGCCCTAGGTGGGGGGGTAGTTGGTGATCTGGCCGGTTTTGCGGCTGCCACCATCTTACGTGGCGTAGCACTCGTGCAATTGCCGAGTACTCTCCTGGCAATGGTTGATGCTGCGGTTGGCGGTAAGACCGGTATTAACCATCCGCTGGGCAAAAATTTGATCGGTGCTTTTCACCAACCACGCCTGGTATTGGCTGATACCCACTTGCTGGCAACCCTACCGCCGCGCGAACTGCGTGCTGGTTGGGCTGAAGTGATCAAACATGGTGTCATTCGTGATGCCGAACTCTTTTTTGCCCTGGAAGAGCTTGCGTTAAGCCAGGGCTGGCATGCAACTAATGCGGCGTACTGGGATGCGCAGAATATTGAACTTACGACAAAACTCACCGCCATCATCGCTCGTGCAGTCGCAGTGAAAGTTGAGGTTGTCTCACGCGATGAATTTGAACGTGGCGAACGAATAACGCTCAACTACGGTCATACCATTGGTCATGCAATCGAGCAATTGCTCGGCTATCGCCTGCTCCATGGTGAATGTGTTGCAATTGGCATGGATGCCGCTGCTCGGATTGCTGTTGCCCTCGGCTTGTGTCCACCCGCACTTGTTGAACGTCAGCGCAAGCTGCTTGCAGCGTATGGACTATCGACCGCCTTACCAACAGACCTCGACCGCGATGCCGTGCTGGCGCTCATTGGGCGCGACAAGAAAGTACAGGCCGGCAAAGTACGCTGGATTTTGCCAACAGCTATCGGTCAGGTCGTTGTGCGATCTGATGTGCCGTTCGATGTTGTTGAGGCAGTGCTAGCCAGCGATCAGGTTTGA
- the glp gene encoding gephyrin-like molybdotransferase Glp, protein MTDMLRESPYPMVSIAEATAAIMAHAQPLGSEEIDALTALGRVLAGNITSPEDIPDVPKSAMDGYALRAADGLSPRRVVGELTAGGTAAVTLAPGEATRIMTGAPLPDGADAMIPVELTEERDGMLYIQRELKPGDYVHAVGQDVRRGQMVLAAGTTLGAAEIGLLATLGITRISAYRQPRVAVLATGDEVVEPGSERPGGAVRDSNRYALMAAIREAGCIPISLGIARDDLDVQRQAILQGLDQADVLITSGGVSMGTRDLIKPLLAELGTVHFGRIAFKPGKPTTFATIGDKLVFGLPGYPVSSLVSFEVFVRPALRALQGDATPFRPQIDVTLNEPVRPSPDRPEYQRIIVRYREGRLIAVTTGSQSSSRLLSLRGANGLLLVPAGETVYPAGSTLPALLTGQLLS, encoded by the coding sequence ATGACTGATATGCTGCGCGAGTCTCCATACCCGATGGTTAGTATCGCTGAAGCGACAGCAGCGATTATGGCTCATGCTCAACCGCTAGGAAGTGAAGAGATTGATGCGTTGACTGCTCTCGGCCGCGTCCTAGCTGGTAATATTACGTCGCCTGAAGATATTCCCGACGTGCCAAAATCGGCGATGGATGGGTATGCTCTGCGCGCTGCCGATGGCCTCTCTCCTCGTCGTGTTGTTGGTGAATTGACGGCGGGTGGTACGGCAGCAGTTACTCTTGCCCCCGGTGAGGCGACGCGCATTATGACCGGAGCGCCATTGCCAGACGGCGCCGATGCGATGATCCCAGTTGAGCTAACCGAAGAGCGCGACGGCATGCTCTATATTCAGCGCGAGTTGAAGCCCGGTGACTATGTGCATGCGGTCGGTCAAGATGTTCGTCGTGGTCAGATGGTCTTGGCCGCCGGCACAACGCTTGGCGCTGCCGAGATCGGACTCCTGGCTACACTCGGTATTACTCGCATTTCAGCGTATCGCCAGCCACGAGTAGCAGTCCTGGCTACCGGTGATGAAGTGGTCGAACCGGGAAGTGAGCGACCTGGTGGGGCTGTGCGCGATAGCAATCGTTATGCGCTGATGGCGGCTATCCGCGAGGCCGGCTGCATTCCCATTTCGCTCGGTATCGCCCGTGATGATCTTGATGTCCAGCGTCAGGCCATCTTGCAAGGTCTTGATCAGGCTGATGTTTTGATCACGAGCGGCGGCGTGAGCATGGGGACGCGCGACCTGATCAAGCCGCTGTTAGCCGAGCTTGGCACGGTGCATTTCGGTAGGATTGCCTTTAAGCCAGGTAAACCAACCACCTTCGCTACTATTGGCGATAAGCTGGTCTTCGGTTTGCCGGGTTATCCGGTTTCCTCATTGGTCTCGTTTGAAGTCTTTGTTCGTCCGGCGCTACGTGCTTTGCAGGGTGATGCAACACCGTTCCGACCTCAGATCGATGTAACGCTGAACGAACCGGTTCGCCCCTCACCCGACCGGCCTGAATATCAGCGGATTATCGTGCGTTATCGAGAAGGTCGCCTGATAGCGGTTACTACCGGCAGTCAGAGTAGCTCACGCTTGCTCTCGCTGCGCGGGGCAAATGGTCTCCTGCTGGTGCCGGCTGGCGAAACGGTTTATCCGGCCGGCAGTACCTTGCCGGCGCTACTTACCGGTCAATTGCTTTCGTGA